From Cyprinus carpio isolate SPL01 chromosome A7, ASM1834038v1, whole genome shotgun sequence, a single genomic window includes:
- the LOC109056294 gene encoding origin recognition complex subunit 6-like → MDKELFRKLASRVGITAVKVLSQAEEYMRLSQVKCVGLGSVTATSKTIICLELAATSMKFPLDKEYAIKLSGLSPKVYSSNLKAVECMLGLQSNLGLRDLAVQYGCLEAVKVASQILQRYETSLPAAQRQDLDLSKPLFTTAALYAACKCMKIRADRKLASSSGAKKGIFDRLWTQFQKFGQEICNGPSYMGKPVKTAQKRQKTLTELLEVEEDDGKISTSPKRERVEKTEEEETKNYEEWKRKILENALKAKAVDS, encoded by the exons ATGGATAAAGAGTTATTTCGTAAGCTTGCTTCGAGGGTCGGGATAACAGCTGTTAAAGTGTTGAG TCAAGCCGAGGAATACATGCGATTATCTCAAGTGAAGTGTGTTGGACTGGGCTCTGTCACAGCCACCAGCAAGACCATTATTTGCCTCGAGCTGGCAGCGACTTCAATGAAGTTTCCTCTAGACAAG GAGTATGCCATCAAACTATCCGGACTGAGTCCTAAGGTGTACTCCAGTAATTTGAAGGCTGTGGAGTGCATGCTGGGCCTGCAGTCAAACCTGGGTCTCAGAGATCTTGCAGTGCAGTATGGCTGTTTGGAAGCGGTTAAAGTGGCCTCTCAGATCCTTCAGCG GTATGAGACCAGTTTGCCTGCTGCTCAGCGACAAGACCTTGACCTGTCCAAGCCTCTCTTTACCACAGCAGCTCTGTATGCAGCTTGCAA GTGCATGAAAATCAGAGCTGACAGGAAATTAGCTTCTTCATCTGGAGCAAAGAAGGGCATCTTTGACCGGCTGTGGACACAGTTTCAGAAATTCGGACAGGAGATCTGCA ATGGACCTTCATATATGGGGAAACCAGTCAAAACTGCTCAAAAGAGGCAGAAGACTCTCACTGAACTACTAGAAGTGGAAGAGGATG ATGGAAAGATTTCAACATCCCCTAAACGAGAGCGAGTTGAGAAGACTGAGGAAGAAGAGACAAAAAATTACGAAGAGTGGAAAAGAAAAATTCTTGAAAATGCATTAAAGGCAAAGGCAGTAGATTCTTGA